The Cellvibrio zantedeschiae genomic sequence TTGACGAGCAAAGGTTAATAGTTGTTTGGTTAATGCCGAACCGCGATTAACAGAGCGCTCAATACTATCGAGCACCTTAAGTGTATTAGCGCTACTATTCTCCATGCGCAAAATACCTACACCGTTCATCACCACGCCTAACAAATTATTAAAATCGTGCGCAATACCTCCGGTTAGCTTTCCTATCGCCTCCAACTTTTGCGATTGAAATAATGCTTGTTGGGTTTTTTCCAACAAAAGTTCAGCATTTCTACGCTCGGTAGTGTCGCGAGTTACTTTTGCAAAACCAATCAGTTCACCCATGTCATTTCGAATAGGATCTATAACAACATGGGCCCAAAACCTTGAACCATCTTTACGAACGCGCCAACCTTCACTTTCAAAACGCCCTTGGGAGGCCGCTTGACCCAAGGCATACATGGGCAGGCCCTTGGCTCTATCTTCCTCACTATAAAAGCGTGAAAAATGGCTCCCGATAACTTCTTCACTGTCATAGCCTTTAATACGCTTACCACCGAGGTTCCAATTGGTAATTATCCCTTCAGGCGATAACATATAAATCGCGTAGTCAGTTACACCTTGAACAAGCAAACGAAAACGTTCTTCGCTTGCGTGTAATTGTTCTGCCGTTTTTTTGCGATCAGTGATATCACGTGTAATTTTGGCAAAACCTAGCAAATTACCATCGTCATCGCGAATTGCATCTATAACAACACTCGCCCAAAACCGGCTGCCGTCTTTACGTACTCGCCAGCCTTCGTCTTCAAACCTTCCACTGTCCCTGGCGGTTTGCAAGGCTTTTGCAGGAAAGTTAATAGCCTTGTCTTCGGGCGTATAAAATTGCGAAAAATGTTTACCGATGATTTCTTCAGCGGTATAGCCTTTAAAACGTTGCGCTCCAGCATTCCAACTGCAAACAATACCCTCCGGTGAGAGCATATAAATGGCGTAATCAATTACTCCGGCAACTAATAAACGAAAACGCTCTGATTCAGCAAAGTCTGAAATCTCAGAATTTCCGGGGGAAAATGACAACGTCATGCAGACAACTCAACAATGTTAGACAGAAAAATATGGCGCCAACCACAAACCGCCTCCTTGAAATACCTAGCGATTAACTCATCCATGTCGCTTAAATATCAAAAAGTCGTTATCTTGCTCGGCGTAGATTTCGGCGCTAATCGTATAACACACTAGCTTGTTGTCCGCAAACGGAACAGAACAATAAACCTAAATCTATATAATAGCCACACATAAAAGCTTCTAAGCTTATATCTCCTTTACAACTAATAAGTCAGCGCTTATTGACAGATCAATTTTTCTTTCTCCAAAATTTTCATTAGCAATTTTTCTTCAGTCGTCAAATCGTAAGGCTTGATGTCTTTTTCTTTTTTAACATCGGATTTGAAATAGGCCTCCAATTGATTTTGCTCGTAAAGATTAATTATTGCCGGATGAATATAATATTTTTTGCAAACAGTTCTGGTGTTGCCCAAATGAGCAGACACTGCATCCAACATAGCAATAATGTTTTGTTTAATGTGAGAAAGACTTTCGCCTCTCTCCATTTCCTTAAAGGCCTTTATAGCTTGTAAGGTTCCAGCCCAGGTTCGAAAATCTTTTGCAGTAAAATCCTGCTCAACAATTGATTTCAAATAGTTATTGACCATACCTGAATCAATGGATTTGTGATTTCCTTCTTCATCGTAATACTGAAATAGTTCTTTACCGGGAATTTCTCGGCACTGTTTTACAATTTTTGCTAGCCGCCGGTCACTAATACTGATGTTGTGGTCCATGCCTTTTTTCCCTTTAAATACAAATTGCAGCTGGCTACCTGAAATTTTTACGTGTTTGTTTTTGAGCGTAGTTAACCCAAAAGAGCCGTATAGTTTTTCGTAAATATTGTTACCAATGCGAATGCTGGTTTGCTCCATTAAGCAGACAACAGCCGCCAATACTTTTTCAACGGGCATTCCAGGTAAAGCTAAATCTTGCTGCAATTTTTGCCTAATCACAG encodes the following:
- a CDS encoding hybrid sensor histidine kinase/response regulator, with translation MTLSFSPGNSEISDFAESERFRLLVAGVIDYAIYMLSPEGIVCSWNAGAQRFKGYTAEEIIGKHFSQFYTPEDKAINFPAKALQTARDSGRFEDEGWRVRKDGSRFWASVVIDAIRDDDGNLLGFAKITRDITDRKKTAEQLHASEERFRLLVQGVTDYAIYMLSPEGIITNWNLGGKRIKGYDSEEVIGSHFSRFYSEEDRAKGLPMYALGQAASQGRFESEGWRVRKDGSRFWAHVVIDPIRNDMGELIGFAKVTRDTTERRNAELLLEKTQQALFQSQKLEAIGKLTGGIAHDFNNLLGVVMNGVGILRMENSSANTLKVLDSIERSVNRGSALTKQLLTFARQQTVKPERQDLNKIIVSFAAMLRRTNQDVEDIELGLKDSLPDVLIDPAQFESALLNLVINARDAMTEKSGKLQITTETVNLHEHEVNQLPAGTYVKVSTTDKGQGMTQEVIDRALEPFYTTKPVGKGTGLGLSQVYGFVHLSKGDLTIESVVGSGTTIAMYLPALAEKPESVDSKSFKFKKVLVVDDQVDVLDMAVGLFQSLGFEVLAANDGETALQILQDTPDIQVLFSDLVMPEMNGMELAQQAKLLNPSIKVVLASGYAEPALLAKNPHFNDFQFVSKPYRIQEVIEKLNKSA
- a CDS encoding DNA topoisomerase IB, which encodes MLSLTEDIHIPAKKIHTILNDAEKAAKAVKLVYVQDSQPGISRKKVKNNFQYFLDNKRVVDEVTLERIKKLVIPPAWTQVWICSLDNGHLQATGLDVKKRKQYKYHALWNSLRNHTKFYRLYEFGKAIPVIRQKLQQDLALPGMPVEKVLAAVVCLMEQTSIRIGNNIYEKLYGSFGLTTLKNKHVKISGSQLQFVFKGKKGMDHNISISDRRLAKIVKQCREIPGKELFQYYDEEGNHKSIDSGMVNNYLKSIVEQDFTAKDFRTWAGTLQAIKAFKEMERGESLSHIKQNIIAMLDAVSAHLGNTRTVCKKYYIHPAIINLYEQNQLEAYFKSDVKKEKDIKPYDLTTEEKLLMKILEKEKLICQ